One Clarias gariepinus isolate MV-2021 ecotype Netherlands chromosome 5, CGAR_prim_01v2, whole genome shotgun sequence genomic region harbors:
- the ndufv3 gene encoding nucleolar and coiled-body phosphoprotein 1 isoform X1 codes for MAASLLRLGRFGLLKQDGWGALRTPLTAALCTKAQPPKKPAKKASSKTSEALDERASLLAYKTTVAFPARLSPSGFLSQGATLGEDKQSGDPASTEPPLLKSVTAAQKDATSPTSAEVKTPKSEVKLKDDNATSSSSSDSDSDSDSDSDSDDEKPDKTKQKEPVFQTEDKTGQKERKSSSVTEETASYLKTKAVPEHRQTDSVPKEAPEDAKTVSKPMSKKVSAPSKAVSSSEDIVDPAPVLCTADSVKAPAGVKPEKEAGVKVKTSKIPERVPKEAPDVAATPKPEVVCDSTPETASEPKVKIKPVSKTTEAVAAAEELVDPAPVGTDAEELCRAEPEVAAAPEEAAAAAAPAPEPAPEPFDNTSYKNLQHHSYNTYTFVDMDVEMANQRMPQPSTGRPSPKH; via the exons ATGGCGGCCTCCCTTCTGCGGCTAGGACGATTCGGATTATTGAAG CAGGATGGCTGGGGTGCACTGAGAACCCCACTCACTGCGGCCTTATGCACTAAAGCACAGCCACCCAAGAAACCTGCAAAGAAAGCTTCAAGTAAGA CCTCAGAGGCCCTGGACGAGAGGGCATCTCTGCTAGCCTACAAGACTACTGTTGCCTTCCCTGCTAGActttctccttcaggatttctCAGTCAAGGGGCTACACTAGGTGAAGATAAGCAAAGTGGGGATCCCGCTAGTACAGAACCCCCTTTGTTAAAATCAGTCACTGCCGCTCAAAAAGACGCAACAAGTCCAACTAGTGCTGAGGTGAAGACACCGAAATCTGAAGTTAAACTTAAAGATGATAACGCTACATCTTCCTCATCTAGTGATTCAGATTCCGACTCGGATTCTGACTCGGATTCTGATGATGAAAAACCTGACAAGACCAAACAGAAAGAACCAGTCTTCCAGACCGAAGATAAAacaggacagaaagaaagaaagtcctCTTCTGTGACTGAAGAGACTGCTTCGTACCTGAAGACCAAAGCTGTTCCTGAACACCGGCAAACTGATTCCGTTCCTAAAGAAGCACCTGAAGATGCCAAAACAGTGAGTAAACCCATGTCCAAAAAAGTGTCTGCTCCAAGCAAGGCAGTGTCCTCATCGGAGGACATAGTCGACCCTGCTCCTGTCTTATGCACAGCTGACAGTGTTAAAGCTCCAGCAGGggttaaaccagaaaaagaagcaggtgtgaAAGTGAAGACTTCAAAAATCCCTGAACGCGTCCCTAAAGAAGCCCCTGATGTGGCTGCCACACCCAAACCAGAAGTCGTCTGTGATTCTACTCCCGAAACAGCATCCGAACCCAAAGTCAAAATCAAACCTGTATCAAAGACGACAGAAGCGGTCGCTGCTGCTGAAGAGTTAGTCGACCCCGCTCCTGTAGGCACTGATGCAGAAGAACTCTGCAGAGCCGAACCTGAAGTAGCAGCTGCACCAGAGG AAGCTGCTGCAGCAGCAGCACCGGCGCCCGAGCCTGCACCCGAGCCATTCGATAACACCTCATACAAGAACCTGCAACATCACAGTTACAACACGTACACGTTCGTGGACATGGATGTGGAGATGGCCAACCAACGTATGCCCCAGCCCTCTACGGGAAGGCCCTCACCCAAGCACTGA
- the ndufv3 gene encoding nucleolar and coiled-body phosphoprotein 1 isoform X3: protein MAASLLRLGRFGLLKQDGWGALRTPLTAALCTKAQPPKKPAKKASTSEALDERASLLAYKTTVAFPARLSPSGFLSQGATLGEDKQSGDPASTEPPLLKSVTAAQKDATSPTSAEVKTPKSEVKLKDDNATSSSSSDSDSDSDSDSDSDDEKPDKTKQKEPVFQTEDKTGQKERKSSSVTEETASYLKTKAVPEHRQTDSVPKEAPEDAKTVSKPMSKKVSAPSKAVSSSEDIVDPAPVLCTADSVKAPAGVKPEKEAGVKVKTSKIPERVPKEAPDVAATPKPEVVCDSTPETASEPKVKIKPVSKTTEAVAAAEELVDPAPVGTDAEELCRAEPEVAAAPEEAAAAAAPAPEPAPEPFDNTSYKNLQHHSYNTYTFVDMDVEMANQRMPQPSTGRPSPKH from the exons ATGGCGGCCTCCCTTCTGCGGCTAGGACGATTCGGATTATTGAAG CAGGATGGCTGGGGTGCACTGAGAACCCCACTCACTGCGGCCTTATGCACTAAAGCACAGCCACCCAAGAAACCTGCAAAGAAAGCTTCAA CCTCAGAGGCCCTGGACGAGAGGGCATCTCTGCTAGCCTACAAGACTACTGTTGCCTTCCCTGCTAGActttctccttcaggatttctCAGTCAAGGGGCTACACTAGGTGAAGATAAGCAAAGTGGGGATCCCGCTAGTACAGAACCCCCTTTGTTAAAATCAGTCACTGCCGCTCAAAAAGACGCAACAAGTCCAACTAGTGCTGAGGTGAAGACACCGAAATCTGAAGTTAAACTTAAAGATGATAACGCTACATCTTCCTCATCTAGTGATTCAGATTCCGACTCGGATTCTGACTCGGATTCTGATGATGAAAAACCTGACAAGACCAAACAGAAAGAACCAGTCTTCCAGACCGAAGATAAAacaggacagaaagaaagaaagtcctCTTCTGTGACTGAAGAGACTGCTTCGTACCTGAAGACCAAAGCTGTTCCTGAACACCGGCAAACTGATTCCGTTCCTAAAGAAGCACCTGAAGATGCCAAAACAGTGAGTAAACCCATGTCCAAAAAAGTGTCTGCTCCAAGCAAGGCAGTGTCCTCATCGGAGGACATAGTCGACCCTGCTCCTGTCTTATGCACAGCTGACAGTGTTAAAGCTCCAGCAGGggttaaaccagaaaaagaagcaggtgtgaAAGTGAAGACTTCAAAAATCCCTGAACGCGTCCCTAAAGAAGCCCCTGATGTGGCTGCCACACCCAAACCAGAAGTCGTCTGTGATTCTACTCCCGAAACAGCATCCGAACCCAAAGTCAAAATCAAACCTGTATCAAAGACGACAGAAGCGGTCGCTGCTGCTGAAGAGTTAGTCGACCCCGCTCCTGTAGGCACTGATGCAGAAGAACTCTGCAGAGCCGAACCTGAAGTAGCAGCTGCACCAGAGG AAGCTGCTGCAGCAGCAGCACCGGCGCCCGAGCCTGCACCCGAGCCATTCGATAACACCTCATACAAGAACCTGCAACATCACAGTTACAACACGTACACGTTCGTGGACATGGATGTGGAGATGGCCAACCAACGTATGCCCCAGCCCTCTACGGGAAGGCCCTCACCCAAGCACTGA
- the ndufv3 gene encoding nucleolar and coiled-body phosphoprotein 1 isoform X2, with translation MAASLLRLGRFGLLKDGWGALRTPLTAALCTKAQPPKKPAKKASSKTSEALDERASLLAYKTTVAFPARLSPSGFLSQGATLGEDKQSGDPASTEPPLLKSVTAAQKDATSPTSAEVKTPKSEVKLKDDNATSSSSSDSDSDSDSDSDSDDEKPDKTKQKEPVFQTEDKTGQKERKSSSVTEETASYLKTKAVPEHRQTDSVPKEAPEDAKTVSKPMSKKVSAPSKAVSSSEDIVDPAPVLCTADSVKAPAGVKPEKEAGVKVKTSKIPERVPKEAPDVAATPKPEVVCDSTPETASEPKVKIKPVSKTTEAVAAAEELVDPAPVGTDAEELCRAEPEVAAAPEEAAAAAAPAPEPAPEPFDNTSYKNLQHHSYNTYTFVDMDVEMANQRMPQPSTGRPSPKH, from the exons ATGGCGGCCTCCCTTCTGCGGCTAGGACGATTCGGATTATTGAAG GATGGCTGGGGTGCACTGAGAACCCCACTCACTGCGGCCTTATGCACTAAAGCACAGCCACCCAAGAAACCTGCAAAGAAAGCTTCAAGTAAGA CCTCAGAGGCCCTGGACGAGAGGGCATCTCTGCTAGCCTACAAGACTACTGTTGCCTTCCCTGCTAGActttctccttcaggatttctCAGTCAAGGGGCTACACTAGGTGAAGATAAGCAAAGTGGGGATCCCGCTAGTACAGAACCCCCTTTGTTAAAATCAGTCACTGCCGCTCAAAAAGACGCAACAAGTCCAACTAGTGCTGAGGTGAAGACACCGAAATCTGAAGTTAAACTTAAAGATGATAACGCTACATCTTCCTCATCTAGTGATTCAGATTCCGACTCGGATTCTGACTCGGATTCTGATGATGAAAAACCTGACAAGACCAAACAGAAAGAACCAGTCTTCCAGACCGAAGATAAAacaggacagaaagaaagaaagtcctCTTCTGTGACTGAAGAGACTGCTTCGTACCTGAAGACCAAAGCTGTTCCTGAACACCGGCAAACTGATTCCGTTCCTAAAGAAGCACCTGAAGATGCCAAAACAGTGAGTAAACCCATGTCCAAAAAAGTGTCTGCTCCAAGCAAGGCAGTGTCCTCATCGGAGGACATAGTCGACCCTGCTCCTGTCTTATGCACAGCTGACAGTGTTAAAGCTCCAGCAGGggttaaaccagaaaaagaagcaggtgtgaAAGTGAAGACTTCAAAAATCCCTGAACGCGTCCCTAAAGAAGCCCCTGATGTGGCTGCCACACCCAAACCAGAAGTCGTCTGTGATTCTACTCCCGAAACAGCATCCGAACCCAAAGTCAAAATCAAACCTGTATCAAAGACGACAGAAGCGGTCGCTGCTGCTGAAGAGTTAGTCGACCCCGCTCCTGTAGGCACTGATGCAGAAGAACTCTGCAGAGCCGAACCTGAAGTAGCAGCTGCACCAGAGG AAGCTGCTGCAGCAGCAGCACCGGCGCCCGAGCCTGCACCCGAGCCATTCGATAACACCTCATACAAGAACCTGCAACATCACAGTTACAACACGTACACGTTCGTGGACATGGATGTGGAGATGGCCAACCAACGTATGCCCCAGCCCTCTACGGGAAGGCCCTCACCCAAGCACTGA
- the ndufv3 gene encoding nucleolar and coiled-body phosphoprotein 1 isoform X4 produces MAASLLRLGRFGLLKDGWGALRTPLTAALCTKAQPPKKPAKKASTSEALDERASLLAYKTTVAFPARLSPSGFLSQGATLGEDKQSGDPASTEPPLLKSVTAAQKDATSPTSAEVKTPKSEVKLKDDNATSSSSSDSDSDSDSDSDSDDEKPDKTKQKEPVFQTEDKTGQKERKSSSVTEETASYLKTKAVPEHRQTDSVPKEAPEDAKTVSKPMSKKVSAPSKAVSSSEDIVDPAPVLCTADSVKAPAGVKPEKEAGVKVKTSKIPERVPKEAPDVAATPKPEVVCDSTPETASEPKVKIKPVSKTTEAVAAAEELVDPAPVGTDAEELCRAEPEVAAAPEEAAAAAAPAPEPAPEPFDNTSYKNLQHHSYNTYTFVDMDVEMANQRMPQPSTGRPSPKH; encoded by the exons ATGGCGGCCTCCCTTCTGCGGCTAGGACGATTCGGATTATTGAAG GATGGCTGGGGTGCACTGAGAACCCCACTCACTGCGGCCTTATGCACTAAAGCACAGCCACCCAAGAAACCTGCAAAGAAAGCTTCAA CCTCAGAGGCCCTGGACGAGAGGGCATCTCTGCTAGCCTACAAGACTACTGTTGCCTTCCCTGCTAGActttctccttcaggatttctCAGTCAAGGGGCTACACTAGGTGAAGATAAGCAAAGTGGGGATCCCGCTAGTACAGAACCCCCTTTGTTAAAATCAGTCACTGCCGCTCAAAAAGACGCAACAAGTCCAACTAGTGCTGAGGTGAAGACACCGAAATCTGAAGTTAAACTTAAAGATGATAACGCTACATCTTCCTCATCTAGTGATTCAGATTCCGACTCGGATTCTGACTCGGATTCTGATGATGAAAAACCTGACAAGACCAAACAGAAAGAACCAGTCTTCCAGACCGAAGATAAAacaggacagaaagaaagaaagtcctCTTCTGTGACTGAAGAGACTGCTTCGTACCTGAAGACCAAAGCTGTTCCTGAACACCGGCAAACTGATTCCGTTCCTAAAGAAGCACCTGAAGATGCCAAAACAGTGAGTAAACCCATGTCCAAAAAAGTGTCTGCTCCAAGCAAGGCAGTGTCCTCATCGGAGGACATAGTCGACCCTGCTCCTGTCTTATGCACAGCTGACAGTGTTAAAGCTCCAGCAGGggttaaaccagaaaaagaagcaggtgtgaAAGTGAAGACTTCAAAAATCCCTGAACGCGTCCCTAAAGAAGCCCCTGATGTGGCTGCCACACCCAAACCAGAAGTCGTCTGTGATTCTACTCCCGAAACAGCATCCGAACCCAAAGTCAAAATCAAACCTGTATCAAAGACGACAGAAGCGGTCGCTGCTGCTGAAGAGTTAGTCGACCCCGCTCCTGTAGGCACTGATGCAGAAGAACTCTGCAGAGCCGAACCTGAAGTAGCAGCTGCACCAGAGG AAGCTGCTGCAGCAGCAGCACCGGCGCCCGAGCCTGCACCCGAGCCATTCGATAACACCTCATACAAGAACCTGCAACATCACAGTTACAACACGTACACGTTCGTGGACATGGATGTGGAGATGGCCAACCAACGTATGCCCCAGCCCTCTACGGGAAGGCCCTCACCCAAGCACTGA